In one window of Temnothorax longispinosus isolate EJ_2023e chromosome 9, Tlon_JGU_v1, whole genome shotgun sequence DNA:
- the LOC139818907 gene encoding gephyrin-like, giving the protein MSEMAIRAQFVILHQSGTIDSEESEDLLDPRFNVKYEEFFQIIADTPNVEVVDITVVRPVKIIITKKLLSTCTNNKADIIFIIGDVESTEKRYANEAIETVTVDRKKLSTDLINLMTNMEKKLKEITHYKYGIRNKTLFINLSGLNNDKRECFTAILDMLPNMTHLIHENETQRPSLSDIACSFNDEFPKQGKDKNANENLETSSVSLTSSQSSLTENMNDNPNNCHKQLFPTILLEEALDILNQVAQAGMDKINHESVKIKDAYGRVLCENVHPNCCVPPFRTSYKHGYAVSVKDGKGLRRVQEGENRFPPLPLQPGTCVWVNNGAPIPNGATAVVPEKDTKPLKESPNNDSKYIEILIEPNSGQNIKPIGFDICSKKNNIILKKFTRIGPEEIGLLTACGCKNVTVAKQLSMGVLSIGDNLEEPGEPLKPGFVYDINRITLISLLKHNSYSPLDFGIVNNKCSSIREKIEKALERVDILVTTGSINDKDLLKIILTKYLKAEIHFGNVDIKPGKSTALASCKFNDETKYFLCLSGNPTSAFIAAHMFLLPFVNKLHCDLSADPVAISVQTNPRNALFLLHHRRRLAWADLEFDDIKKITKASGMDSFSKNKLCNMVCSNALLLLPKRKQDEKLLPKTNNTTALLIDYPRKLISLLPYRLRSNKTLEKVQHKYKI; this is encoded by the exons ATGTCTGAAATGGCTATAAGAGCacaatttgtaattt TACATCAATCAGGTACGATTGATTCGGAAGAAAGTGAAGATCTTTTAGATCCACGcttcaatgtaaaatatgaagAGTTTTTCCAGATAATAGCAGATACACCCAACGTAGAAGTGGTTGATATCACAGTTGTGAGAccagttaaaattattataacg aaaaaattactttcaaCGTGTACAAATAACAAAGctgatattattttcatcattGGTGACGTTGAATCCACTGAGAAACGATATGCGAATGAAGCGATTGAAACTGTTACTGTTGATCGCAAAAAACTATCTACagatttgataaatttgatGACAAACATGGAAAAAAAACTGAAGGAGATTACGCATTATaa ATATGGAATACGCAACAAGacgttattcattaatttgtcTGGCTTAAACAACGATAAAAGAGAGTGCTTTACAGCAATTTTAGATATGCTGCCGAATATGACGCATTTGATACATGAAAACGAAACTCAACGTCCTTCATTATCTGACATTGCATGCTCTTTCAATGATGAATTTCCAAAACAg GGAAAAGATAAGAATGCGAATGAAAATCTTGAGACATCCTCTGTTTCGCTTACATCTTCGCAATCATCACTTACAGAA AATATGAATGATAATCCAAACAATTGCCACAAGCAATTGTTCCCCACAATTCTTTTAGAAGAAGCATTGGACATATTGAATCAGGTAGCACAGGCAGGGAtggataaaataaatcatgaaTCGGTGAAGATAAAGGATGCTTATGGCAGAGTACTATGTGAAAACGTACATCCGAATTGTTGCGTGCCACCATTTAGAACTTCCTATAAGCATGGATACGCAGTGTCGGTAAAAGATGGAAAAGGATTGAGAAGAGTGCAGGAAGGAGAAAATAGA TTTCCTCCGCTTCCGCTTCAACCTGGAACATGCGTATGGGTGAATAATGGAGCGCCTATTCCCAATG GAGCAACCGCAGTTGTTCCAGAGAAGGATACGAAACCATTAAAAGAATCCCCGAACAACGACAGCaagtatattgaaatattgattGAACCAAACAGCGGACAAAACATTAA acCTATAGGTTTCGACATATGttccaaaaaaaataatattattctaaagAAATTTACACGTATTGGCCCAGAAGAAATAGGACTTTTGACAGCTTGCGGCTGTAAAAACGTTACAGTCGCTAAACAGTTGTCTATGGGTGTATTGTCCATCGGCGATAATTTAGAAGAACCTGGAGAACCTTTAAAACCAGGATTTGTCTATGACATTAACagaataactttaatctcATTACTAAAGCATAATAGCTACTCTCCTTTGGATTTCggaattgtaaataataa atGTTCGTCTATTCGGGAGAAAATCGAGAAAGCTTTAGAAAGAGTAGATATACTTGTGACGACAGGCTCTATTAATGACAAAGATTTATTGAAGATCattttaacgaaatatttgaaaGCCGAAATACATTTCG GTAATGTAGATATAAAACCAGGAAAGTCAACGGCACTAGCAAGTTGCAAGTTCAATGACGAGACAAAGTATTTCTTATGTTTGTCAGGAAATCCGACATCCGCTTTCATTGCCGCGCATATGTTCCTTTTGCCCTTTGTGAACAAGTTGCATTGCGATTTATCTGCAGACCCTGTTGCAATATCAGTTCAA acAAACCCGAGAAACGCTTTGTTTCTTTTACATCATCGTCGTAGATTAGCGTGGGCAGATTTAGAGTTcgatgatataaaaaaaatcacaaaagcTTCCGGGATGGATAGTTTCTCCAAGAATAAACTATGTAATATGGTATGTTCAAACGCACTTTTACTATTACCAAAGAGAAAGCAAGATGAAAAGCTACTACCTAAAACCAATAATACTACGGCATTACTTATCGACTATCCCAGAAAGTTAATAAGTCTATTACCTTATCGTCTAAGATCTAATAAAACTCTAGAAAAAGTACAACATAAatacaaaatctaa